Proteins from a single region of Mus pahari chromosome 2, PAHARI_EIJ_v1.1, whole genome shotgun sequence:
- the Emc3 gene encoding ER membrane protein complex subunit 3 codes for MAGPELLLDSNIRLWVVLPIVIITFFVGMIRHYVSILLQSDKKLTQEQVSDSQVLIRSRVLRENGKYIPKQSFLTRKYYFNNPEDGFFKKTKRKVVPPSPMTDPTMLTDMMKGNVTNVLPMILIGGWINMTFSGFVTTKVPFPLTLRFKPMLQQGIELLTLDASWVSSASWYFLNVFGLRSIYSLILGQDNAADQSRMMQEQMTGAAMAMPADTNKAFKTEWEALELTDHQWALEDVEEELMAADLHFEGMFKKELQTSIF; via the exons ATGGCGGGGCCCGAGCTGCTGCTTGACTCCAACATCCGCCTCTGGGTGGTCCTGCCCATCGTTATCATCACTTTCTTCGTGGGCATGATCCGCCACTACGTGTCAATCCTACTGCAGAGCGACAAGAAGCTCACCCAGGAACAAGTGTCTGACAG TCAGGTCCTAATTCGAAGCAGAGTCCTCAGGGAAAACGGAAAATACATTCCCAAGCAG tcTTTCTTAACACGAAAATATTACTTCAACAACCCAGAGGATGgatttttcaaaaaaacaaaaaggaaggttGTGCCACCTTCCCCTATGACAG ACCCCACCATGCTCACAGACATGATGAAAGGGAACGTCACGAATGTCCTCCCAATGATTCTTATCGGTGGATGGATCAACATGACATTCTCAGGCTTTGTCACAA CTAAGGTCCCATTTCCACTGACGCTTCGCTTCAAGCCTATGCTTCAGCAAGGAATAGAGCTGCTCACACTAGACGCATCCTG GGTGAGTTCTGCATCCTGGTACTTCCTCAATGTGTTTGGGCTCCGGAGCATTTACTCTCTAATCCTGGGCCAAGATAATG CCGCCGACCAGTCACGAATGATGCAGGAGCAGATGACAGGAGCAGCGATGGCCATGCCTGCGGACACCAACAAAGCTTTCAAG ACAGAGTGGGAAGCTTTGGAACTGACAGATCACCAGTGGGCGCTCGAGGACGTGGAAGAGGAGCTCATGGCCGCAGACCTCCACTTTGAAGGCATGTTCAAAAAGGAACTACAGACGTCCATATTCTAA